Within the Mesotoga infera genome, the region AAGAGTACATATGTCCTCTACTACAATACAGACCTCTTTGAGGAATATGGTCTGGAAGTTCCAAAGACAATGGACGATCTCCTTTTTGCAGCAATGATGCTCACTGAGGATAAGGATAACGACGGACAGATTGATCAGTACGGCTTTGGCTTCAGAACAACTATTGATCATTTCATGATATTCCTTAGGGCCAATGGTGGCGAAGCAATAGAGATAAAGCCAGATGGTTCGGTAGAGGTTATTATAAATTCTCCTGAAGCTAAAGAAGCTCTTCAGTTAATGTACGACATGGCTCACACCTATAAGGTCGCTCTCTTCCAGGGAGGATATCTTGATGCACCATTCGGTGACGGGCAGATTGCCATGTTTGTTGAGACAATCGCTTCTGCATCTTACGTAGACTCAGGTTCAAGAGGAAAGCATGGTTGGGCATGGGCCCCGGTTCCGATGTGGGAAGTTCAGGCACCACCCTTTGCTGGTACGGATGTCGTTATGTTCAAAGGTATCACACCGGAGCAGAAGGCTGCTGCCTGGAAGTTCATGAAGTACCTCATAAGTCCAGAGATCCAAGCTTACTGGTCAGTTAAGACCGGGTACATGCCGGTAACGGAAATTGCTTTGACGACTCCTCAGTGGAAAGCATATGAAGAACAGAACCCGACTGTCCTAGTTCCTATCAGCCAAATCCCATTTGGTTCGGTAGATCCCAATGTTGCTCTTTGGGACGATGTCAGGACTATTCTCGGAACGATGGTTGGCGATGTAATCAACCAGAAGAGAACTGTCGAAGAGGGACTTGCCTGGGCCGAACAAGAAATTCTTCTGAAGGTCGCCGAGCAGTAGAGGCAGAAGTCAAGAATAGTTGGAGGCCTTAGGCCTCCTTTTTTTGTAACAATAGCCGGCCATTTCTTAAAGCCCAAGAATGGAAGTTTACTCGTTATTAGTGGAGGCGCTGATCTTGTTTTCCCAGTGAGACCGAAGGGTCAAGAGGGCTGTCTCTTGAATGTTCATATTGAAGAATAGACAATTGCTAAGTCTTCCTCCGAATGAGGTAGAATGTATGTGATTTAAGAAACTGCGGTTCTTCGTGACAGGATCATTGAAAGGCGGTTCAATAATGAAGAGATACTTTCACGCGTTCAACTTCTACGCGTTTTCGTTCTCCATACTTCTCTACCTTCTGACTTCGGCCATCAACACAAAGGCTGCAGATTGGGGGCTGTCCTATATAGAAATTGGTCTGATCAACTTTCTGGGCTGTGCATTCTATGTGGTCTCCGCTCTGAAATTTGGCAGGATGGGAGACAAAGTTGGTTTCAAGCGAAGCCTATCGAATGGCATGTTTTTGATGGCGATATCACTCTCTTTTGGATTCTTCTGGACTATTCCCATCCATCTGGTAATATCGGTAATCGGAATGAATGTTTTTTTCGGCTTCTTCTTTCCATCAATTGAGGGCTTGCTTTCGAAGTCGGAGAAAGCTGCTGGGGTTGATCCCGCAGCGACTGTTATCCGTTTCGTTCTCTCCT harbors:
- a CDS encoding ABC transporter substrate-binding protein; the protein is MRKRLILALLIVSFAVFTFAVTEIEFWHAMGGAQGTTVNEIVASFNEANPDIVVEAIYVGNYSALQQKLLVSAESNTLPALSQAYGNWTARLIPRNAVQELDSLIADPETGLTDEEWEAIWSPFKRMVTWGDTVYALPFNKSTYVLYYNTDLFEEYGLEVPKTMDDLLFAAMMLTEDKDNDGQIDQYGFGFRTTIDHFMIFLRANGGEAIEIKPDGSVEVIINSPEAKEALQLMYDMAHTYKVALFQGGYLDAPFGDGQIAMFVETIASASYVDSGSRGKHGWAWAPVPMWEVQAPPFAGTDVVMFKGITPEQKAAAWKFMKYLISPEIQAYWSVKTGYMPVTEIALTTPQWKAYEEQNPTVLVPISQIPFGSVDPNVALWDDVRTILGTMVGDVINQKRTVEEGLAWAEQEILLKVAEQ